A genome region from Macaca nemestrina isolate mMacNem1 chromosome 15, mMacNem.hap1, whole genome shotgun sequence includes the following:
- the LOC105489764 gene encoding pannexin-2 isoform X2, with translation MHHLLEQSADMATALLAGEKLRELILPGAQDDKAGALAALLLQLKLELPFDRVVTIGTVLVPILLVTLVFTKNFAEEPIYCYTPHNFTRDQALYARGYCWTELRDALPGVDASLWPSLFEHKFLPYALLAFAAIMYVPALGWEFLASTRLTSELNFLLQEIDNCYHRAAEGRAPKIEKQIQSKGPGITEREKREIIENAEKEKSPEQNLFEKYLERRGRSNFLAKLYLARHVLILLLSAVPISYLCTYYATQKQNEFTCALGASPDGAAGAGPAVHVSCKLPSVQLQRIIAGVDIVLLCVMNLIILVNLIHLFIFRKSNFIFDKLHKVGIKTRRQWRRSQFCDINILAMFCNENRDHIKSLNRLDFITNESDLMYDNVVRQLLAALAQSNHDATPTVRDSGVQTVDPSTNPAEPDGAAEPPVVKRPRKKMKWIPTSNPLPQPFKEPLAIMRVENSKAEKPKPARRKTATDTLIAPLLDRSTHHYKGGGGDPGPGPAPAPAPPPAPDKKHARHFSLDVHPYILGTKKAKPEAVPAALPASRSQEGGFLSQAEDCGLGLAPAPTKDAPLPEKEIPYPAEPARAGLPSGGPFHVRSPPAAPAVAPLTPASLGKAEPLTILSRNATHPLLHINTLSSSPPSTSRERS, from the exons atgCACCACCTCCTGGAGCAGTCGGCGGACATGGCGACCGCGCTGCTGGCGGGAGAGAAGCTGCGGGAGCTGATCCTGCCGGGCGCGCAGGACGACAAGGCGGGCGCGCTGGCCGCGCTGCTTCTGCAGCTGAAGCTGGAGCTGCCGTTCGACCGCGTGGTCACCATCGGCACCGTGCTGGTGCCCATCCTGCTGGTCACCCTGGTCTTCACCAAGAACTTCGCAG AGGAACCCATTTACTGTTACACCCCGCACAACTTCACGCGCGACCAGGCGCTGTACGCCCGCGGCTACTGCTGGACGGAGCTGCGGGACGCGCTGCCCGGCGTGGACGCCAGCCTGTGGCCGTCGCTGTTTGAGCACAAGTTCCTGCCCTACGCGCTGCTGGCCTTCGCCGCCATCATGTACGTGCCCGCGCTGGGCTGGGAGTTCCTGGCCTCCACGCGCCTCACCTCCGAGCTCAACTTCCTGCTGCAGGAGATCGACAACTGCTACCACCGGGCGGCCGAGGGCCGCGCGCCCAAGATCGAGAAGCAGATCCAGTCCAAGGGCCCGGGCATCACGGAGCGCGAAAAGCGCGAGATCATCGAGAACGCGGAGAAGGAGAAGAGCCCGGAGCAGAACCTGTTCGAGAAGTACCTGGAGCGCCGCGGCCGCAGCAACTTCCTGGCCAAGCTGTACCTGGCGCGGCACGTGCTGATCCTGCTGCTGAGCGCCGTGCCCATCTCCTACCTGTGCACCTACTACGCCACGCAGAAGCAGAACGAGTTCACCTGTGCGCTGGGCGCGTCCCCGGACGGGGCGGCAGGTGCGGGGCCCGCGGTGCACGTGAGCTGCAAGCTCCCGTCCGTCCAGCTGCAGCGCATCATCGCGGGTGTGGACATCGTGCTGCTGTGCGTCATGAACCTCATCATCCTCGTCAACCTCATCCACCTCTTCATCTTCCGCAAGAGCAACTTCATCTTCGACAAGTTGCACAAAGTGGGCATCAAGACGCGCCGGCAGTGGCGCCGCTCGCAGTTCTGCGACATCAACATCCTGGCCATGTTCTGCAACGAGAACCGCGACCACATCAAGTCGCTCAACCGGCTGGACTTCATCACCAACGAGAGTGACCTCATGTACGACAACGTGGTCCGGCAGCTGCTGGCGGCGCTGGCGCAGTCCAACCACGACGCCACCCCCACGGTGCGCGACTCGGGGGTGCAGACCGTGGACCCCAGCACCAACCCCGCCGAGCCCGACGGCGCCGCCGAGCCGCCCGTGGTCAAGCGGCCGCGCAAGAAGATGAAGTGGATCCCCACCAGCAACCCGCTGCCGCAGCCCTTCAAGGAGCCGCTGGCCATCATGCGCGTGGAGAACAGCAAGGCGGAGAAACCGAAGCCCGCGCGCAGGAAGACGGCCACTGACACGCTGATAGCGCCGCTGCTGGACCGCTCCACCCACCACTACAAGGGCGGAGGAGGCgacccaggcccaggccctgcccccgCGCCCGCCCCGCCGCCCGCCCCCGACAAGAAGCACGCGCGCCACTTCTCCCTGGACGTGCACCCCTACATCCTCGGCACCAAGAAGGCCAAGCCCGAGGCGGTGCCCGCTGCCCTGCCCGCCTCCCGGAGCCAGGAGGGGGGCTTCCTGTCCCAGGCGGAGGACTGTGGGCTGGGCCTGGCCCCGGCGCCCACCAAAG ATGCTCCGCTCCCCGAGAAGGAAATCCCGTACCCCGCAGAGCCAGCCCGGGCAGGGCTTCCCTCGGGGGGCCCGTTCCACGTCCGCTCACCTCCCGCCGCGCCTGCTGTGGCCCCTCTGAcaccagccagcctgggcaaggcgGAGCCCCTCACCATCCTGAGCCGAAACGCCACGCACCCGCTGCTACACATCAACACGCT ATCCTCATCGCCACCTTCGACGAGCCGAGAACGGTCGTGA
- the LOC105489764 gene encoding pannexin-2 isoform X1 — translation MHHLLEQSADMATALLAGEKLRELILPGAQDDKAGALAALLLQLKLELPFDRVVTIGTVLVPILLVTLVFTKNFAEEPIYCYTPHNFTRDQALYARGYCWTELRDALPGVDASLWPSLFEHKFLPYALLAFAAIMYVPALGWEFLASTRLTSELNFLLQEIDNCYHRAAEGRAPKIEKQIQSKGPGITEREKREIIENAEKEKSPEQNLFEKYLERRGRSNFLAKLYLARHVLILLLSAVPISYLCTYYATQKQNEFTCALGASPDGAAGAGPAVHVSCKLPSVQLQRIIAGVDIVLLCVMNLIILVNLIHLFIFRKSNFIFDKLHKVGIKTRRQWRRSQFCDINILAMFCNENRDHIKSLNRLDFITNESDLMYDNVVRQLLAALAQSNHDATPTVRDSGVQTVDPSTNPAEPDGAAEPPVVKRPRKKMKWIPTSNPLPQPFKEPLAIMRVENSKAEKPKPARRKTATDTLIAPLLDRSTHHYKGGGGDPGPGPAPAPAPPPAPDKKHARHFSLDVHPYILGTKKAKPEAVPAALPASRSQEGGFLSQAEDCGLGLAPAPTKDAPLPEKEIPYPAEPARAGLPSGGPFHVRSPPAAPAVAPLTPASLGKAEPLTILSRNATHPLLHINTLYEAREEEEGGPRLPQDVGDLIAIPAPQQILIATFDEPRTVVSTVEF, via the exons atgCACCACCTCCTGGAGCAGTCGGCGGACATGGCGACCGCGCTGCTGGCGGGAGAGAAGCTGCGGGAGCTGATCCTGCCGGGCGCGCAGGACGACAAGGCGGGCGCGCTGGCCGCGCTGCTTCTGCAGCTGAAGCTGGAGCTGCCGTTCGACCGCGTGGTCACCATCGGCACCGTGCTGGTGCCCATCCTGCTGGTCACCCTGGTCTTCACCAAGAACTTCGCAG AGGAACCCATTTACTGTTACACCCCGCACAACTTCACGCGCGACCAGGCGCTGTACGCCCGCGGCTACTGCTGGACGGAGCTGCGGGACGCGCTGCCCGGCGTGGACGCCAGCCTGTGGCCGTCGCTGTTTGAGCACAAGTTCCTGCCCTACGCGCTGCTGGCCTTCGCCGCCATCATGTACGTGCCCGCGCTGGGCTGGGAGTTCCTGGCCTCCACGCGCCTCACCTCCGAGCTCAACTTCCTGCTGCAGGAGATCGACAACTGCTACCACCGGGCGGCCGAGGGCCGCGCGCCCAAGATCGAGAAGCAGATCCAGTCCAAGGGCCCGGGCATCACGGAGCGCGAAAAGCGCGAGATCATCGAGAACGCGGAGAAGGAGAAGAGCCCGGAGCAGAACCTGTTCGAGAAGTACCTGGAGCGCCGCGGCCGCAGCAACTTCCTGGCCAAGCTGTACCTGGCGCGGCACGTGCTGATCCTGCTGCTGAGCGCCGTGCCCATCTCCTACCTGTGCACCTACTACGCCACGCAGAAGCAGAACGAGTTCACCTGTGCGCTGGGCGCGTCCCCGGACGGGGCGGCAGGTGCGGGGCCCGCGGTGCACGTGAGCTGCAAGCTCCCGTCCGTCCAGCTGCAGCGCATCATCGCGGGTGTGGACATCGTGCTGCTGTGCGTCATGAACCTCATCATCCTCGTCAACCTCATCCACCTCTTCATCTTCCGCAAGAGCAACTTCATCTTCGACAAGTTGCACAAAGTGGGCATCAAGACGCGCCGGCAGTGGCGCCGCTCGCAGTTCTGCGACATCAACATCCTGGCCATGTTCTGCAACGAGAACCGCGACCACATCAAGTCGCTCAACCGGCTGGACTTCATCACCAACGAGAGTGACCTCATGTACGACAACGTGGTCCGGCAGCTGCTGGCGGCGCTGGCGCAGTCCAACCACGACGCCACCCCCACGGTGCGCGACTCGGGGGTGCAGACCGTGGACCCCAGCACCAACCCCGCCGAGCCCGACGGCGCCGCCGAGCCGCCCGTGGTCAAGCGGCCGCGCAAGAAGATGAAGTGGATCCCCACCAGCAACCCGCTGCCGCAGCCCTTCAAGGAGCCGCTGGCCATCATGCGCGTGGAGAACAGCAAGGCGGAGAAACCGAAGCCCGCGCGCAGGAAGACGGCCACTGACACGCTGATAGCGCCGCTGCTGGACCGCTCCACCCACCACTACAAGGGCGGAGGAGGCgacccaggcccaggccctgcccccgCGCCCGCCCCGCCGCCCGCCCCCGACAAGAAGCACGCGCGCCACTTCTCCCTGGACGTGCACCCCTACATCCTCGGCACCAAGAAGGCCAAGCCCGAGGCGGTGCCCGCTGCCCTGCCCGCCTCCCGGAGCCAGGAGGGGGGCTTCCTGTCCCAGGCGGAGGACTGTGGGCTGGGCCTGGCCCCGGCGCCCACCAAAG ATGCTCCGCTCCCCGAGAAGGAAATCCCGTACCCCGCAGAGCCAGCCCGGGCAGGGCTTCCCTCGGGGGGCCCGTTCCACGTCCGCTCACCTCCCGCCGCGCCTGCTGTGGCCCCTCTGAcaccagccagcctgggcaaggcgGAGCCCCTCACCATCCTGAGCCGAAACGCCACGCACCCGCTGCTACACATCAACACGCTGTACGAGgcccgggaggaggaggaagggggccCCCGCCTGCCGCAGGACGTGGGGGACCTCATCGCCATCCCTGCCCCGCAGCAGATCCTCATCGCCACCTTCGACGAGCCGAGAACGGTCGTGAGCACTGTGGAGTTTTGA
- the LOC105489764 gene encoding pannexin-2 isoform X3, whose protein sequence is MYVPALGWEFLASTRLTSELNFLLQEIDNCYHRAAEGRAPKIEKQIQSKGPGITEREKREIIENAEKEKSPEQNLFEKYLERRGRSNFLAKLYLARHVLILLLSAVPISYLCTYYATQKQNEFTCALGASPDGAAGAGPAVHVSCKLPSVQLQRIIAGVDIVLLCVMNLIILVNLIHLFIFRKSNFIFDKLHKVGIKTRRQWRRSQFCDINILAMFCNENRDHIKSLNRLDFITNESDLMYDNVVRQLLAALAQSNHDATPTVRDSGVQTVDPSTNPAEPDGAAEPPVVKRPRKKMKWIPTSNPLPQPFKEPLAIMRVENSKAEKPKPARRKTATDTLIAPLLDRSTHHYKGGGGDPGPGPAPAPAPPPAPDKKHARHFSLDVHPYILGTKKAKPEAVPAALPASRSQEGGFLSQAEDCGLGLAPAPTKDAPLPEKEIPYPAEPARAGLPSGGPFHVRSPPAAPAVAPLTPASLGKAEPLTILSRNATHPLLHINTLYEAREEEEGGPRLPQDVGDLIAIPAPQQILIATFDEPRTVVSTVEF, encoded by the exons ATGTACGTGCCCGCGCTGGGCTGGGAGTTCCTGGCCTCCACGCGCCTCACCTCCGAGCTCAACTTCCTGCTGCAGGAGATCGACAACTGCTACCACCGGGCGGCCGAGGGCCGCGCGCCCAAGATCGAGAAGCAGATCCAGTCCAAGGGCCCGGGCATCACGGAGCGCGAAAAGCGCGAGATCATCGAGAACGCGGAGAAGGAGAAGAGCCCGGAGCAGAACCTGTTCGAGAAGTACCTGGAGCGCCGCGGCCGCAGCAACTTCCTGGCCAAGCTGTACCTGGCGCGGCACGTGCTGATCCTGCTGCTGAGCGCCGTGCCCATCTCCTACCTGTGCACCTACTACGCCACGCAGAAGCAGAACGAGTTCACCTGTGCGCTGGGCGCGTCCCCGGACGGGGCGGCAGGTGCGGGGCCCGCGGTGCACGTGAGCTGCAAGCTCCCGTCCGTCCAGCTGCAGCGCATCATCGCGGGTGTGGACATCGTGCTGCTGTGCGTCATGAACCTCATCATCCTCGTCAACCTCATCCACCTCTTCATCTTCCGCAAGAGCAACTTCATCTTCGACAAGTTGCACAAAGTGGGCATCAAGACGCGCCGGCAGTGGCGCCGCTCGCAGTTCTGCGACATCAACATCCTGGCCATGTTCTGCAACGAGAACCGCGACCACATCAAGTCGCTCAACCGGCTGGACTTCATCACCAACGAGAGTGACCTCATGTACGACAACGTGGTCCGGCAGCTGCTGGCGGCGCTGGCGCAGTCCAACCACGACGCCACCCCCACGGTGCGCGACTCGGGGGTGCAGACCGTGGACCCCAGCACCAACCCCGCCGAGCCCGACGGCGCCGCCGAGCCGCCCGTGGTCAAGCGGCCGCGCAAGAAGATGAAGTGGATCCCCACCAGCAACCCGCTGCCGCAGCCCTTCAAGGAGCCGCTGGCCATCATGCGCGTGGAGAACAGCAAGGCGGAGAAACCGAAGCCCGCGCGCAGGAAGACGGCCACTGACACGCTGATAGCGCCGCTGCTGGACCGCTCCACCCACCACTACAAGGGCGGAGGAGGCgacccaggcccaggccctgcccccgCGCCCGCCCCGCCGCCCGCCCCCGACAAGAAGCACGCGCGCCACTTCTCCCTGGACGTGCACCCCTACATCCTCGGCACCAAGAAGGCCAAGCCCGAGGCGGTGCCCGCTGCCCTGCCCGCCTCCCGGAGCCAGGAGGGGGGCTTCCTGTCCCAGGCGGAGGACTGTGGGCTGGGCCTGGCCCCGGCGCCCACCAAAG ATGCTCCGCTCCCCGAGAAGGAAATCCCGTACCCCGCAGAGCCAGCCCGGGCAGGGCTTCCCTCGGGGGGCCCGTTCCACGTCCGCTCACCTCCCGCCGCGCCTGCTGTGGCCCCTCTGAcaccagccagcctgggcaaggcgGAGCCCCTCACCATCCTGAGCCGAAACGCCACGCACCCGCTGCTACACATCAACACGCTGTACGAGgcccgggaggaggaggaagggggccCCCGCCTGCCGCAGGACGTGGGGGACCTCATCGCCATCCCTGCCCCGCAGCAGATCCTCATCGCCACCTTCGACGAGCCGAGAACGGTCGTGAGCACTGTGGAGTTTTGA